From Helicobacter anatolicus, the proteins below share one genomic window:
- the dnaE gene encoding DNA polymerase III subunit alpha, whose amino-acid sequence MSYTHLHLHTEYSLLDGANKIKKLAARIKELGMNSVSMTDHGNMFGAIDFYKTMMEEGIKPIIGIETYLHNNDDLSSKESRQRFHLCLYAKNEEGYKNLMYLSSMAFIEGFYYYPRINKKILREHSAGLLASSACLQGEVSWHLNLNSDRNRKFGAKGYDMAKEVALEYQDIFGGDFYLEIMRHGIQDQRYIDEQLIRLSRETGIKLIATNDTHYTKKEDAKIQEVAMCVAMGKVLDDKDRLRHSVQEFYVKSPEEMQRLFADIPEALSNTQEIAEKCNLIIDLKDEKTNPPTPPTFVFTKEYAIKEGQDIDNDADYFAYKAREGLKKRLEIVPEEKHQLYKDRLEEEINIINQMKFPGYMLIVWDFINFAKKNGIPVGPGRGSAAGSLVAFCLNITNIDPMKYDLLFERFLNPERVSMPDIDTDFCQRRRGEVIEYMIEKYGKYNVAQVITFGKMLAKGVIRDVARVLNMPLKDADAFAKLIPNQLGIKLEDAITLEPKIQEFIDKTPLAKEVWEYALQLEGFNRNAGKHAAAIVMDSEKELWHKTPLYSSDKTGGAIVTQYSMKYLEPVDLIKFDFLGLKTLTVVHDALELIKKRYKKEIDFLSIDVDDKKVYETIQSGDTLGIFQIESSMFQGLNKRIKPNSFEDIIAIIALGRPGPMESGMVDDFINRKHGLEPIVYMFDALEPILKPTYGTIVYQEQVMQIVQTIGGFSLGGADLVRRAMGKKIKEEMDRLKSTFAEGAQKNGFDKTKAEELWELIVKFAGYGFNKSHSAAYAMITFQTAYLKTYYKHEFMAALLSSEADKIESVAKYIEEVRQMGIEIIPPHVNISDINFGVGDFEENNQKIKKIIFGLSAIKGVGEEPIQNIISTREKGGKFKNLEDFISRVDFSKITKRVLEPLIKSGSLDGLGYSRACMLEHLEDICAEGRRKDKAKEGMCAGIFAELGDEIQESAKLDFQDSPESEMRILLDLEYECLGIYVSGSPLEEYRERIEKIKGFVPSVKLSEVEDDSYCMIVGKVLDIDRKMSKQNKPYAYVDILDLYGKIKIMFFEKYLNELETFNLEQPIVLKCKIEQGDEGYQIRLIELLNFEDAQKEKIEVSYKEKKEKSGDFEEFGCPMILQLPTNIEKQIFDTLAQAIERNQGKREFRILIKDKNESYMFFSDKKVSPSIKDEFKELEWVEWE is encoded by the coding sequence ATGAGCTATACACATTTACATTTGCATACAGAATATTCTTTATTAGATGGGGCAAATAAGATTAAAAAACTTGCTGCAAGAATCAAAGAATTAGGTATGAATAGTGTAAGCATGACAGATCATGGCAATATGTTTGGTGCGATTGATTTTTATAAGACGATGATGGAAGAGGGGATTAAGCCTATTATAGGAATTGAGACTTATTTGCATAATAATGATGATCTTAGCTCCAAGGAAAGTAGGCAGAGATTCCATCTTTGTTTGTATGCAAAAAATGAAGAAGGCTATAAAAATTTAATGTATCTTAGCTCGATGGCATTTATTGAAGGCTTTTATTATTATCCTAGAATCAATAAAAAAATTTTACGCGAGCATAGTGCGGGATTGTTGGCATCATCAGCGTGTTTGCAAGGTGAGGTAAGCTGGCATTTAAATCTTAATAGTGATAGGAATAGAAAATTTGGTGCCAAGGGCTATGATATGGCAAAAGAGGTGGCATTGGAATATCAAGATATTTTTGGGGGCGATTTTTATCTTGAGATTATGCGTCATGGAATCCAAGATCAAAGATATATTGATGAACAATTAATTCGTCTAAGCAGAGAAACTGGTATTAAACTTATTGCGACAAATGACACACACTATACCAAAAAAGAAGATGCAAAAATTCAAGAAGTGGCAATGTGTGTTGCAATGGGAAAAGTGCTTGATGACAAAGATAGATTAAGACATAGCGTGCAAGAATTTTATGTTAAATCCCCAGAAGAAATGCAGAGACTTTTTGCTGATATTCCTGAAGCATTGAGCAATACGCAAGAGATCGCAGAAAAATGTAATTTAATTATTGATTTGAAAGATGAAAAAACTAATCCTCCCACACCTCCTACATTTGTTTTTACTAAAGAATATGCAATAAAAGAAGGTCAGGATATTGATAATGATGCGGATTATTTTGCTTATAAAGCAAGAGAGGGGTTAAAAAAGCGTTTAGAGATTGTTCCGGAAGAAAAACATCAACTTTATAAAGATCGTCTTGAAGAAGAAATTAATATTATCAATCAAATGAAATTTCCAGGATATATGCTTATTGTTTGGGATTTTATTAATTTTGCAAAAAAAAATGGTATTCCTGTGGGGCCGGGTAGAGGGAGTGCAGCGGGAAGTTTAGTGGCATTTTGTTTAAATATTACAAATATTGATCCTATGAAATATGATTTGCTTTTTGAGAGATTTCTAAATCCTGAGCGTGTGTCAATGCCTGATATTGATACAGATTTTTGTCAAAGACGCAGGGGTGAAGTAATTGAATATATGATTGAAAAATATGGAAAATATAATGTAGCACAAGTAATTACATTTGGCAAAATGCTTGCAAAGGGTGTAATTAGAGATGTGGCAAGGGTGTTAAATATGCCATTAAAAGATGCTGATGCATTTGCCAAACTTATTCCTAATCAACTTGGAATAAAACTTGAAGATGCAATTACTTTGGAGCCAAAAATACAAGAATTTATTGATAAGACTCCTTTGGCAAAAGAAGTATGGGAATATGCATTGCAGTTGGAAGGTTTTAATCGTAATGCTGGAAAACATGCTGCTGCTATCGTAATGGATAGTGAAAAAGAGCTTTGGCATAAAACTCCATTGTATAGTAGTGATAAGACAGGTGGTGCAATTGTTACACAATATTCTATGAAATATCTTGAACCTGTGGATTTGATTAAATTTGACTTTTTGGGGTTAAAAACTTTGACTGTTGTGCATGATGCCCTAGAGCTTATTAAAAAACGATATAAGAAAGAGATTGATTTCTTAAGTATTGATGTAGATGATAAAAAAGTCTATGAGACAATTCAAAGTGGCGATACTTTGGGGATATTTCAGATAGAATCTTCAATGTTTCAAGGATTAAATAAGAGAATAAAACCCAATAGTTTTGAAGATATTATTGCAATTATTGCTTTGGGACGACCAGGACCTATGGAATCTGGAATGGTGGATGATTTTATTAATCGTAAGCATGGTTTAGAGCCTATTGTATATATGTTTGATGCCCTAGAACCAATTTTAAAGCCTACTTATGGGACGATTGTTTATCAAGAACAAGTTATGCAAATTGTGCAAACAATTGGAGGATTTTCTCTTGGTGGTGCAGATTTGGTAAGACGGGCAATGGGGAAGAAAATCAAAGAGGAAATGGATCGCTTAAAAAGTACTTTTGCAGAAGGGGCGCAAAAAAATGGTTTTGATAAAACAAAGGCTGAAGAGCTGTGGGAATTGATTGTAAAATTTGCAGGATATGGGTTTAATAAATCTCATTCAGCGGCATATGCGATGATTACTTTTCAAACTGCATATCTTAAAACTTATTATAAACATGAATTTATGGCTGCACTTTTGAGTTCTGAGGCAGATAAAATAGAATCGGTTGCAAAATATATTGAGGAAGTAAGACAAATGGGGATAGAAATTATTCCACCGCATGTAAATATTTCTGATATAAATTTTGGTGTAGGGGATTTTGAGGAGAATAATCAAAAAATTAAAAAAATTATTTTTGGATTATCTGCGATTAAAGGTGTTGGTGAGGAGCCTATACAAAATATTATTAGTACGAGGGAAAAGGGCGGAAAGTTTAAAAACTTAGAAGATTTTATTTCAAGGGTGGATTTTTCTAAAATTACTAAGAGGGTTTTAGAACCTTTAATCAAATCAGGTAGTCTTGATGGCTTAGGGTATAGTAGAGCGTGTATGCTAGAGCATCTTGAAGATATTTGCGCAGAAGGAAGAAGAAAAGATAAGGCAAAAGAAGGGATGTGTGCGGGTATTTTTGCAGAGCTTGGTGATGAAATACAAGAATCAGCAAAACTTGATTTTCAAGACAGCCCTGAGAGTGAAATGCGTATTTTGTTAGATTTAGAATATGAGTGCTTGGGGATTTATGTTTCAGGTAGTCCATTAGAAGAGTATAGAGAGCGTATAGAAAAAATTAAAGGCTTTGTTCCTAGTGTAAAATTATCTGAAGTGGAGGATGATTCTTATTGTATGATTGTAGGAAAGGTGCTAGATATTGATCGTAAGATGAGTAAACAAAATAAACCTTATGCTTATGTAGATATTTTAGATTTGTATGGAAAAATTAAAATTATGTTTTTTGAAAAATATCTTAATGAATTAGAAACCTTTAATCTTGAGCAGCCCATTGTATTGAAGTGTAAGATTGAACAAGGAGATGAGGGTTATCAAATCCGATTGATAGAACTTTTGAATTTTGAAGATGCACAAAAAGAAAAAATCGAGGTTTCTTATAAAGAAAAAAAAGAAAAATCAGGAGATTTTGAGGAGTTTGGTTGTCCTATGATATTGCAACTTCCCACAAATATCGAAAAGCAAATTTTTGATACATTAGCTCAGGCTATTGAACGCAATCAAGGAAAAAGAGAGTTTAGAATCTTGATTAAAGATAAAAATGAATCTTATATGTTTTTTAGCGATAAAAAAGTAAGCCCTTCTATTAAAGATGAGTTTAAAGAATTAGAATGGGTGGAGTGGGAGTAA